From a region of the Apibacter sp. B3706 genome:
- the nuoK gene encoding NADH-quinone oxidoreductase subunit NuoK, translated as MVNSLLQSIPVDYFIYLSALLFCIGVTGVLVRRNAIIILGCVELMLNSVNLLLAAFSAYKGDADGQILVFFIMVVAAAEVAVGLAIITMMYRNTRSVDVSLFNRLKG; from the coding sequence ATGGTTAACAGTTTATTACAAAGTATACCGGTAGATTATTTTATATACTTATCCGCATTACTATTTTGTATAGGAGTAACAGGAGTATTAGTAAGAAGAAATGCAATCATAATTTTAGGATGTGTGGAGCTGATGTTGAATTCAGTGAATCTATTGTTGGCAGCATTTTCTGCCTACAAAGGAGATGCAGACGGTCAAATATTAGTATTTTTTATTATGGTTGTGGCAGCAGCCGAAGTTGCAGTAGGATTAGCCATCATAACCATGATGTATAGAAATACACGATCTGTAGATGTTAGCTTATTTAATAGATTAAAAGGATAA
- a CDS encoding NuoM family protein: MLTLAVLLLPIIGSGLLFALKGNISKYIAFIIAISELVLTAIIWCNFKADSGIQFEFGKELYFSPIKSTLHFGVDGLTVLMLLLTNVLTPIILYSSWNDERPSGFYALILLMQFGLVGIFSSLDGLMFYVFWEVTLIPIWFICGIFGTGENRLKINYKFFIYTFFGSLFMLVALIYVYLQAGSFDLNALYAVKIPAQAQTFIFWMFFLAFAIKLPIFPFHTWQADTYTMAPTQGSMLLSGIMLKMGVFGIIRYLLPLSPEPVGGTSGSIALILSIIGIVYASLIAIVQKDIKRLIAFSSMAHVGLIAAGIFASAIVSMHCGIDSTGIEGASIQMLAHGVNVVGLFYVADVLIKKFGTRDLSKMGGLASKAPFLAVLFMIISVGTMAVPLTNAFIGEFLLLKSIFTLSIWGAIIAGLTLILCAVYITKMYGMSMFGKGNQEFLEGQKDINLQTKLGLIVIAALIIVCGIYPQPLLSLSSETAQHIVSLLVK, encoded by the coding sequence ATGTTAACTTTAGCAGTACTACTTTTACCAATCATAGGATCAGGCTTATTATTTGCCTTAAAAGGGAATATTTCAAAATATATAGCATTTATAATTGCAATATCCGAATTGGTATTAACCGCTATTATATGGTGTAATTTCAAAGCAGATTCAGGAATTCAGTTTGAATTTGGAAAAGAGTTGTATTTTTCACCGATTAAATCTACGTTACATTTCGGAGTTGACGGATTAACTGTCCTAATGCTTCTATTAACCAATGTATTAACGCCAATTATACTTTATTCATCATGGAACGATGAACGCCCTTCCGGCTTTTATGCATTAATTTTATTAATGCAATTTGGATTAGTGGGTATTTTCTCTTCCTTAGATGGTTTAATGTTTTATGTATTTTGGGAAGTAACTTTAATTCCTATTTGGTTTATATGCGGAATTTTTGGAACAGGTGAAAACAGATTGAAAATAAACTATAAATTTTTTATTTATACTTTTTTTGGATCTTTATTTATGCTTGTTGCACTAATATATGTTTACTTGCAAGCGGGATCATTTGACTTAAATGCCTTATATGCAGTTAAAATTCCTGCACAAGCTCAAACATTCATTTTTTGGATGTTTTTCTTAGCATTTGCAATCAAATTACCCATATTTCCTTTCCACACTTGGCAAGCAGATACCTATACAATGGCTCCTACCCAAGGCTCCATGCTATTATCCGGTATCATGCTTAAAATGGGAGTATTTGGAATCATAAGATATTTATTACCTCTTTCACCTGAACCGGTAGGAGGAACTTCCGGTTCCATAGCCTTAATTTTATCAATTATTGGAATTGTATATGCATCTTTAATCGCTATCGTTCAAAAAGATATTAAGCGACTAATTGCTTTCTCTTCAATGGCACACGTGGGACTTATTGCTGCAGGTATATTTGCAAGTGCAATCGTATCCATGCATTGTGGTATTGATAGTACCGGTATTGAAGGAGCCTCAATTCAAATGTTGGCACACGGAGTTAATGTGGTCGGTTTATTTTATGTAGCGGATGTATTAATTAAAAAATTCGGCACCAGAGATTTAAGTAAAATGGGAGGATTAGCATCTAAAGCTCCATTTTTAGCTGTTTTATTTATGATAATCTCTGTTGGAACTATGGCTGTTCCGTTAACCAATGCATTTATAGGTGAATTCCTTTTATTGAAAAGTATTTTTACATTAAGCATTTGGGGAGCAATTATAGCCGGATTAACCTTAATCTTATGTGCCGTTTATATTACCAAAATGTACGGAATGTCAATGTTTGGTAAAGGAAATCAAGAATTTTTAGAAGGTCAGAAAGATATTAATTTACAAACTAAATTAGGATTGATCGTAATAGCGGCTTTAATTATAGTTTGTGGAATTTATCCTCAACCCCTATTATCATTATCTTCAGAAACGGCTCAACACATAGTATCTCTTTTAGTTAAATAA
- the nuoF gene encoding NADH-quinone oxidoreductase subunit NuoF — translation MSKKLLLKNIDVEGIKTFEVFRKHGGYTAAEKALKMTPDEILEEVKTSGLRGRGGAGFPTGLKWSFLAKPEGVPRYLVVNADESEPGTFKDRYLMEYIPHQLIEGILISSFCLGANVSYIYIRGEYSWIPEILEHAIQEAKANGFLGKNIKNTGYDLEIYVQRGAGAYVCGEETALLESLEGKRGNPRLKPPFPAVKGLYQCPTVVNNVETIATVPAIISITGAEYAKMGVGRSTGTKLISACGNLNKPGVYEVDFNLSIEEFIFSEEYCGGIPKGKKLKACIPGGSSVPILPAKLLLKTANGETRLMNYESMADGGFITGTALGSGGFIVLDEDQCIVRHTMTLARFYNHESCGQCTPCREGTGWMYRILKKIEEGRGTYDDIDLLWNIQSKIDGNTICPLGDAASWPVAAAIRHFRDEFQWHINNPECLTKNYGIAEYATI, via the coding sequence ATGAGTAAAAAATTATTGCTTAAAAATATTGATGTAGAAGGAATAAAAACTTTTGAAGTTTTTAGAAAGCATGGAGGCTACACTGCAGCGGAAAAAGCCCTTAAAATGACTCCTGATGAAATTTTGGAAGAAGTTAAGACCAGTGGACTTAGAGGGCGTGGAGGTGCCGGATTTCCTACGGGGTTGAAATGGAGCTTTTTGGCTAAGCCGGAAGGAGTGCCGCGCTATTTAGTGGTTAATGCAGATGAATCAGAGCCGGGAACTTTTAAAGACCGATATTTAATGGAATATATACCTCATCAATTAATAGAAGGTATACTTATTTCATCTTTTTGTTTAGGAGCCAACGTTTCCTATATATATATACGAGGAGAATATTCTTGGATTCCCGAGATCTTAGAACACGCAATACAAGAAGCAAAAGCCAATGGCTTTTTAGGTAAGAATATAAAAAATACAGGATATGATCTGGAAATTTATGTTCAACGCGGTGCAGGAGCTTATGTATGCGGAGAAGAAACCGCATTGTTGGAATCTTTAGAAGGAAAACGAGGTAATCCTAGATTGAAGCCACCTTTTCCGGCCGTTAAAGGGTTATACCAATGCCCTACCGTGGTTAATAACGTAGAAACCATTGCAACTGTACCGGCTATTATTTCCATAACCGGAGCAGAATATGCTAAAATGGGAGTAGGAAGATCTACGGGGACTAAATTAATTTCCGCTTGTGGAAACTTGAATAAACCGGGAGTATATGAAGTTGACTTCAATTTAAGTATAGAAGAATTTATTTTCAGCGAAGAATATTGCGGAGGAATACCTAAAGGTAAAAAATTGAAAGCCTGTATTCCGGGTGGATCATCAGTTCCTATTTTACCCGCTAAATTATTACTAAAGACAGCTAACGGCGAAACCCGTTTGATGAATTACGAAAGTATGGCAGATGGAGGGTTTATTACTGGAACAGCCTTAGGTTCAGGTGGATTTATAGTGTTAGATGAAGACCAGTGTATAGTAAGACATACGATGACTCTGGCGCGTTTTTATAATCATGAAAGTTGTGGACAATGTACACCTTGTCGCGAAGGGACCGGATGGATGTACAGAATACTAAAAAAAATAGAAGAAGGACGGGGAACATACGACGATATCGATTTGCTATGGAATATACAAAGTAAGATAGACGGTAATACGATATGTCCTTTAGGAGATGCAGCGTCCTGGCCGGTTGCAGCAGCTATTAGACATTTTAGAGATGAGTTCCAATGGCATATAAATAATCCAGAATGTTTAACAAAAAATTATGGTATAGCTGAATATGCAACTATTTAA
- a CDS encoding NuoI/complex I 23 kDa subunit family protein, protein MTLKEKIYLPAVLGGMKITFSHFFKKPVTTSYPEKKREFSPVYRGRHVLKRDDEGRERCTACGLCALACPAEAITMVAAERKRGEEHLYREEKYAENYEINMLRCIFCGMCEEACPKEAIFLTDRLVMPEHLRKEFIYKKDKLVESMDNRIDVSQRQIKKYTVEK, encoded by the coding sequence ATGACCTTAAAAGAAAAGATATATCTTCCTGCAGTATTAGGAGGTATGAAAATCACTTTTAGTCATTTTTTCAAAAAACCGGTTACCACTTCATATCCAGAAAAGAAAAGAGAGTTTAGTCCTGTATATAGAGGCAGACATGTACTCAAAAGAGACGATGAAGGAAGAGAGCGTTGTACAGCTTGTGGATTATGTGCATTAGCCTGTCCGGCTGAAGCCATTACAATGGTTGCCGCTGAAAGAAAGCGAGGAGAAGAACACTTATATAGAGAGGAAAAATATGCTGAAAACTATGAAATAAACATGTTACGATGCATATTTTGCGGAATGTGTGAAGAAGCATGTCCTAAAGAAGCCATATTTCTTACTGACCGTTTAGTAATGCCGGAACATTTACGCAAAGAATTTATCTACAAGAAAGATAAGCTTGTAGAAAGCATGGACAATAGAATAGACGTTTCACAAAGGCAAATAAAAAAATATACGGTAGAAAAATAA
- the nuoE gene encoding NADH-quinone oxidoreductase subunit NuoE: protein MTKNGVSPDKEIVFSSESLNKVHEIIARYPEGKQKSALIPVLHLAQKEFGGWLDVPVMDYVASLLNISPIEVYEVATFYTMFNMQPVGKYVLEVCRTGPCMLNGSDQIIEHIKEKLQIKEGETTADGMFTLKPAECLGACGYAPMMQIGKFYHEHLTKEKVDEIIDLCRAGNIAID from the coding sequence ATGACTAAAAACGGTGTAAGCCCTGATAAAGAGATAGTTTTTAGCAGCGAATCCTTAAATAAAGTACATGAAATAATTGCAAGATATCCGGAAGGTAAGCAAAAATCTGCTTTAATTCCTGTGTTGCATTTGGCTCAAAAAGAATTTGGAGGATGGCTAGATGTCCCTGTTATGGATTATGTGGCTTCTTTATTAAATATTTCACCAATAGAAGTATATGAAGTAGCTACTTTTTATACAATGTTTAATATGCAGCCTGTCGGAAAATATGTGTTGGAAGTATGTAGAACCGGTCCATGCATGTTAAATGGAAGCGATCAAATCATAGAACATATTAAAGAAAAATTGCAGATAAAAGAAGGAGAAACAACCGCAGATGGTATGTTTACTCTAAAACCGGCAGAATGCTTAGGCGCTTGCGGGTATGCCCCTATGATGCAAATTGGTAAATTTTATCATGAACATCTGACAAAAGAAAAAGTAGATGAAATCATTGACCTTTGCAGGGCGGGAAATATTGCAATTGATTAA
- the nuoL gene encoding NADH-quinone oxidoreductase subunit L has product MENIIYLIPILPLIGFIICGIFGSKMPKTAVGTIANLAVWIPFFLSVYLFCTFTEPVKASLFNWFAVDALKVNFSFQIDQLSLVMMMIVTGIGSLIHLYSIGYMHEDKGFYKFFSYLNLFIFSMLLLVMGSNFLILFIGWEGVGFCSYLLIGFWYTNKEYGYAARKAFVMNRIGDLGLLIGIFMLFYYFGSVEYSDIAAKAHLFKLNDPILITATVFLFIGAMGKSAQIPLYTWLPDAMAGPTPVSALIHAATMVTAGIYMIIRSNAIYSLVPITLDFIMYIGLATSILAAFIGLRQNDIKKVLAYSTVSQLGLMFTALGAEAYTTALFHVITHAFFKALLFLGAGSVIHAMSGEQDMRYMGGLRKKIPVTYWTFLIGTLAICGIPPLAGMFSKDEILVALWTKNKIIWGLTLFSAALTCIYMFRLLFLTFFGDFKGTEEQKKHLHESPAIMTIPLLVLALLTVVGGGINLPHYLGEGISQKLSHWLHPIYVGLPIHQEPSLGTEMMLLGITLAVIAVVALVTYNKYVTRKVQATIVENMTGWEKFSAHAAYINEFYNEVIVNPVLNLGKFLKNIVDKYIVNGIVEGTAKTVKGCGSVLRLIQNGNVEFYVFAMSLGIFILLLVAEFLSH; this is encoded by the coding sequence ATGGAGAATATAATATATTTAATACCAATTTTACCACTTATAGGATTTATTATTTGTGGAATTTTTGGAAGTAAAATGCCTAAAACGGCAGTAGGAACAATTGCTAATCTTGCTGTTTGGATACCTTTTTTTCTATCCGTATATTTATTTTGCACGTTTACAGAACCCGTTAAAGCATCCCTGTTTAATTGGTTTGCAGTTGACGCTTTAAAAGTTAACTTTTCCTTTCAAATAGATCAATTATCCTTAGTGATGATGATGATTGTTACAGGAATCGGATCTTTAATTCATCTGTATTCCATTGGATATATGCATGAAGATAAAGGCTTTTATAAATTCTTTTCTTATTTAAATCTCTTTATATTTTCCATGCTCTTGTTAGTAATGGGAAGTAATTTCTTAATACTATTTATAGGATGGGAAGGAGTAGGATTTTGTTCCTATTTACTTATTGGCTTCTGGTATACCAATAAAGAATATGGATATGCTGCCAGAAAAGCATTTGTAATGAATAGAATAGGAGACTTAGGGCTCTTAATAGGAATATTCATGTTATTTTATTACTTTGGAAGTGTAGAATACTCCGACATAGCAGCTAAAGCCCATTTATTTAAATTAAATGACCCTATATTAATTACAGCTACTGTATTTCTATTCATAGGAGCTATGGGTAAATCTGCTCAAATACCACTTTATACATGGTTACCTGATGCGATGGCAGGGCCTACACCGGTTTCTGCATTAATTCACGCCGCTACCATGGTAACAGCAGGTATTTATATGATTATCAGATCCAATGCCATTTATAGTTTAGTGCCGATTACTCTGGACTTTATCATGTATATTGGTTTAGCTACTTCTATACTCGCAGCATTCATCGGATTAAGACAGAACGATATAAAGAAAGTGTTGGCTTATTCAACAGTTTCACAACTGGGACTAATGTTTACCGCTTTAGGAGCAGAAGCTTACACTACTGCTTTATTCCATGTAATCACTCACGCATTCTTTAAAGCTTTATTATTTTTAGGTGCGGGTAGTGTTATTCATGCGATGAGTGGAGAACAAGATATGAGATACATGGGAGGATTAAGAAAAAAAATCCCGGTAACTTATTGGACATTCCTAATTGGAACATTAGCTATTTGCGGAATACCACCTTTAGCAGGGATGTTTTCTAAAGACGAAATTTTAGTAGCACTTTGGACTAAAAACAAAATTATTTGGGGACTTACCTTGTTCTCAGCTGCTTTAACCTGTATATATATGTTTCGCTTACTATTCCTTACATTCTTTGGAGATTTCAAAGGTACTGAGGAGCAAAAGAAACATTTGCATGAAAGTCCGGCTATAATGACCATACCTTTATTGGTTTTAGCTTTATTAACCGTTGTAGGCGGAGGAATAAACTTACCTCATTATTTAGGAGAAGGAATTTCTCAAAAATTGTCGCATTGGTTGCATCCTATTTATGTAGGTTTACCTATACATCAAGAACCTTCTTTAGGTACTGAAATGATGTTACTAGGAATAACTTTAGCTGTAATAGCTGTTGTAGCCCTTGTTACCTACAACAAATATGTTACCCGAAAAGTACAGGCAACTATTGTAGAAAATATGACCGGATGGGAAAAATTTTCAGCACATGCTGCTTATATCAATGAATTTTATAATGAAGTTATTGTTAATCCGGTTTTAAACTTAGGAAAATTTCTGAAAAATATAGTTGATAAATATATAGTAAACGGAATAGTAGAAGGAACAGCAAAAACAGTTAAGGGATGCGGAAGTGTCCTTAGACTAATACAAAACGGAAATGTAGAATTTTATGTATTTGCAATGTCCTTGGGAATATTCATATTATTATTAGTTGCAGAATTTTTAAGTCATTAA
- a CDS encoding NADH-quinone oxidoreductase subunit J: MEAILFYLISASAIVSALFVVFSKNPMYSIISLIITFFSISGLYIMLNAQFLSVVQIIVYSGAIMVLFLYVLMMLNLKEKDEPLKGSAFRILATICGGLVFIGFIGALRGYQQIDFPTNPDSQIGLTKNLGHLLFSQYVLPFELAGILFLGALVGAVMIGKRDL; this comes from the coding sequence ATGGAAGCAATTTTGTTTTATTTAATATCTGCTAGTGCAATTGTGAGCGCATTATTTGTTGTATTCAGTAAAAACCCTATGTACAGCATCATTTCATTGATCATAACCTTTTTTTCCATATCAGGTTTATATATAATGTTAAATGCTCAATTTTTAAGTGTAGTTCAAATTATAGTTTACTCCGGAGCCATTATGGTTTTATTCCTATATGTGCTCATGATGTTGAATTTGAAAGAAAAAGACGAGCCATTAAAAGGAAGTGCTTTTCGAATTTTGGCAACCATATGCGGAGGATTAGTATTCATTGGATTTATTGGAGCATTAAGAGGATATCAACAAATAGATTTTCCTACGAATCCCGACAGTCAAATTGGATTAACTAAAAATTTAGGACACTTATTATTTAGTCAATACGTATTACCCTTCGAATTAGCTGGGATTCTATTTTTAGGTGCATTAGTTGGTGCAGTTATGATAGGAAAAAGAGATTTATAA
- a CDS encoding 2Fe-2S iron-sulfur cluster-binding protein yields MNEEPNKIKVTIDGITVEVNPGIPIVEAARQIGGASVPPTMCYYSKLEGSGGRCRTCLVEVTKGSEKDPRPMPKLVPACRTNVMDGMEVKVITSERVIQAVQGVTEFLLINHPLDCPICDQAGECKLQDLAYEHGLDKTRSEFPRRTFQSDDLGPYIKLNMNRCILCARCVLVANQLTDQRNQGILFRGDHAEISTYISKAIENDFSGNMIDVCPVGALTDRTARFKSRVWFTEPVNATCTCEKCSGKAVLWMKGDTIIRVTARKDAYNEVEEFICNDCRFERKDLNYWNIEGPAHISDHSVISVNHYELPLPKNDPHYKIEKFKAKTLE; encoded by the coding sequence ATGAACGAAGAACCAAATAAAATAAAAGTAACAATAGATGGAATTACTGTAGAAGTAAATCCAGGGATTCCAATTGTAGAAGCAGCACGACAAATAGGAGGAGCCTCTGTTCCGCCTACTATGTGCTATTATAGTAAATTGGAAGGAAGTGGGGGACGTTGCCGCACTTGTTTGGTGGAAGTGACTAAAGGATCAGAAAAAGATCCACGTCCTATGCCTAAGTTAGTACCGGCTTGTCGTACCAATGTAATGGATGGTATGGAAGTTAAAGTTATTACTTCTGAAAGAGTAATACAAGCCGTACAAGGAGTTACAGAATTTTTATTAATTAACCATCCTTTAGATTGTCCTATATGCGACCAGGCAGGAGAATGTAAACTTCAGGATTTGGCTTATGAGCATGGGTTGGATAAAACCCGTTCTGAATTCCCAAGAAGAACTTTTCAATCCGATGATTTAGGACCGTACATAAAATTAAACATGAACCGATGTATTCTTTGTGCAAGATGTGTATTAGTTGCCAATCAACTTACCGACCAAAGAAATCAAGGGATACTATTCAGAGGAGATCATGCGGAAATAAGTACATACATAAGCAAAGCTATTGAAAATGATTTTTCAGGAAACATGATCGATGTTTGTCCGGTAGGAGCTTTAACAGATAGAACCGCTCGATTTAAAAGTAGAGTTTGGTTTACAGAACCTGTAAATGCAACTTGTACTTGTGAAAAATGCAGCGGCAAAGCAGTATTATGGATGAAAGGAGATACCATTATACGGGTAACAGCGCGAAAAGATGCATACAATGAAGTAGAAGAATTTATATGCAATGATTGTCGATTTGAAAGAAAAGACCTGAATTATTGGAATATAGAAGGTCCTGCCCATATCAGCGATCATTCTGTAATTTCGGTAAATCATTACGAATTACCATTACCTAAAAATGATCCGCATTATAAAATCGAAAAATTTAAAGCTAAAACATTAGAATAA
- the nuoH gene encoding NADH-quinone oxidoreductase subunit NuoH, which produces MWFTVVLVVILFALCLGAAAYETLMERKVAAFLQDRIGPNRAGIFGLMQPLCDGGKLFFKEDFVPKNAEKWLFIISPGILMLIALSTGAVIPWGKSLFIAGESHLVQVANIDVGVLYIMGIVSIGVYGIMLGGWASNNKYSLLGAIRASSQMISYELAMGLSLLSIIMMTGTLDLRAMVEQQASNLYGLSFLNGMAWNVFYQPLAFVLFVTCSFAELNRAPFDLAECESELIGGYHTEYGSMKFGTFLFAEYINMFISSALISTLFFGGYSFPFMNELAKNGTLGENAIGIISIVAFLIKIVFCIFCFMWVRWTLPRFRYDQLMRLGWRVMIPLSILNLLITATIVVFG; this is translated from the coding sequence ATGTGGTTTACAGTAGTATTGGTAGTTATTTTATTTGCGTTGTGTTTAGGAGCTGCAGCTTATGAAACCTTAATGGAGCGAAAAGTAGCAGCCTTTTTACAAGATAGAATAGGACCCAATAGAGCAGGAATATTTGGTTTAATGCAACCTTTATGCGACGGAGGAAAACTTTTTTTCAAAGAAGATTTTGTTCCAAAAAATGCAGAAAAATGGTTGTTTATCATATCACCGGGAATATTAATGCTAATAGCATTAAGCACAGGAGCAGTGATTCCTTGGGGAAAATCTTTATTTATAGCAGGAGAATCTCATTTAGTTCAAGTAGCAAACATTGATGTAGGAGTTCTGTATATAATGGGTATTGTATCCATCGGAGTATACGGAATCATGCTGGGAGGTTGGGCTTCCAATAATAAGTATTCATTGTTAGGGGCTATAAGAGCTTCTTCACAAATGATCTCTTACGAGTTGGCTATGGGATTATCCCTTCTTTCAATCATTATGATGACAGGAACATTGGATTTAAGAGCCATGGTAGAGCAACAAGCTTCCAACTTATACGGATTATCATTTTTAAATGGTATGGCTTGGAATGTATTTTATCAACCCTTAGCATTCGTATTGTTCGTTACCTGTTCGTTTGCAGAACTAAACAGAGCCCCTTTTGATTTGGCAGAGTGTGAATCCGAGCTGATCGGAGGTTATCATACAGAATACGGATCCATGAAATTCGGTACATTCCTTTTTGCTGAATATATAAACATGTTTATTAGTTCAGCTTTAATAAGCACTCTATTTTTTGGAGGTTACAGCTTTCCGTTTATGAATGAATTGGCCAAAAACGGAACACTCGGAGAAAATGCAATAGGAATTATAAGTATAGTAGCATTTTTAATAAAAATAGTCTTTTGTATATTCTGTTTTATGTGGGTAAGATGGACATTACCTAGATTCAGATACGACCAATTAATGCGTTTAGGTTGGAGAGTCATGATACCTTTGTCCATTCTCAATTTATTAATAACTGCTACTATAGTAGTATTTGGCTAA
- the ruvB gene encoding Holliday junction branch migration DNA helicase RuvB, whose translation MSDLLDPDKNKYSKEDIAQEEQVRPKSFYEFVGQSHIMDNLEIFVKAAKLRRESLDHVLLHGPPGLGKTTLANIIANELNVGIKITSGPVLDKPGDLAGLLTGLEENDVLFIDEIHRLSPIVEEYLYSAMEDYKIDIMIESGPNARSVQINLNPFTLIGATTRSGLLTAPLRARFGINFRFEYYHTELLSSIVERSSRIMNMPIDTKAAIEIASRSRGTPRIANALLRRIRDFAQIKGNGKIDLTISEIGLEALKVDKHGLDEMDNKILSTIIDKFKGGPVGLTTIATAVGENPGTLEEVYEPFLIQEGYLMRTPRGREATEKAYKHLGKIKMPGNQSELF comes from the coding sequence ATGTCAGATTTATTAGATCCGGATAAGAATAAATATTCAAAAGAAGATATCGCTCAAGAAGAGCAGGTGCGTCCTAAAAGTTTTTACGAATTTGTAGGTCAATCTCATATTATGGATAATCTGGAGATTTTTGTAAAGGCTGCCAAATTAAGACGCGAATCTTTGGATCATGTATTACTACACGGTCCTCCGGGGCTAGGTAAAACTACTTTAGCTAATATCATTGCAAATGAATTAAATGTTGGAATAAAAATCACTTCAGGGCCTGTATTAGATAAGCCCGGTGATCTGGCAGGTTTATTGACCGGATTGGAAGAAAATGATGTACTGTTCATTGATGAAATCCATAGGCTTTCTCCCATAGTTGAAGAATACTTGTATTCAGCCATGGAAGATTATAAAATAGACATAATGATTGAAAGCGGGCCCAATGCTCGATCAGTTCAAATCAATTTAAATCCTTTTACCTTAATTGGAGCAACGACCCGCTCGGGATTGTTAACAGCTCCGCTTAGGGCGCGTTTTGGAATTAACTTTAGATTTGAATACTATCACACAGAATTATTAAGCAGTATTGTGGAAAGAAGTTCGCGCATAATGAATATGCCGATAGATACGAAGGCTGCTATAGAAATAGCTTCCCGTAGCAGAGGAACTCCGCGTATTGCCAATGCGTTGCTACGAAGAATCAGAGATTTTGCGCAAATTAAAGGTAATGGAAAGATAGATCTTACCATTTCTGAAATTGGTTTAGAAGCGTTAAAAGTAGACAAACACGGTCTAGATGAAATGGATAACAAGATTTTAAGTACCATTATTGATAAATTTAAAGGAGGACCGGTAGGATTAACAACTATAGCAACAGCAGTAGGAGAAAATCCGGGAACTTTAGAAGAAGTATATGAACCTTTTTTAATTCAAGAAGGCTATCTTATGCGTACACCCAGAGGTAGAGAAGCAACTGAAAAAGCCTATAAACATTTAGGCAAAATAAAAATGCCGGGTAATCAATCTGAACTATTTTAA
- a CDS encoding DMT family transporter, protein MKSYIYLFIAICLETAGTSLLPMTKEFTKWKPTVLFFALFFAALYSLTKAIRVIPIGIAYAIWSGIGIVLISLSGYFLYKQKLDIPAIIGIVFIIIGVLIINLFSKTAGH, encoded by the coding sequence ATGAAATCCTATATCTATTTATTTATAGCTATATGCTTAGAGACGGCGGGGACCTCTTTACTTCCGATGACTAAAGAATTTACTAAATGGAAACCAACAGTCCTTTTTTTTGCTCTCTTTTTTGCAGCTTTATATAGCCTGACTAAAGCCATTAGAGTCATACCAATCGGGATAGCCTATGCTATTTGGTCAGGAATAGGAATTGTATTAATAAGTCTTTCAGGCTATTTTTTATACAAACAAAAATTAGATATTCCGGCTATTATTGGAATCGTATTTATCATCATAGGCGTACTTATTATAAACCTATTTTCCAAAACAGCAGGACATTAA